The DNA segment ACGGACGCCCGGTCTATCTCCGTGACGTCGCCGGTATAACGGACGGGCCCGGAGAGCCGTCCGAGTACGTATTCATAGGGTTCGGCGGGGCTTCTGAAAAATACAGGAAAGGGTATTCTGAAGCGGTCACGGTCTCGCTCGCCAAGAAAAAGGGCACGAACGCGACTCACATCGCCGAGAGGCTCCATGAGAAGCTCGAGCACATGAAAGGGAGCGTCATACCCGAGGGGGTGGAGATTGAAACGACCAGGAATTACGGCGAGTCGGCTAAAGAGAAATCGGACGAACTCCTGAAGCATATGTTCATCGCGGCCCTCTCGGTCACGTTCCTAATCGCAATTGCGCTCGGATGGAGGGAGTCCATAGTCGTGCTCGTGGCGATACCTGTCACTCTCGCGCTCACTATATTCGTTACATATATGTTCGGCTACACGCTCAACCGTGTGACACTCTTCGCGCTTATTTTCTCGATCGGCATACTCGTCGACGACGCCATAGTTGTCGTCGAGAATATTTACAGGCACTTCAAGATATCGGGCGTGAGCGCAGCCGTCGCCGTAAGGGCGGTAGACGAGGTCGGGAACCCGACCATACTGGCCACGTTCACGGTCATAGCCGCGTTACTTCCGATGGCGTTCGTGTCGGGGCTCATGGGGCCATATATGAGACCCATACCGATAGGGGCGTCCGCGGCCATGCTGATATCGCTATTCATCGCGTTCATAATCAGCCCGTGGCTGAGCTACATCGTGCTCAGGGGCGTAAAAAGGTCCGGCAAGCCCGAAGGTGAAGAGGGCAGGCTCCTGAGTAGGCTCAACCATATATACGAGGGGAATCTCAGAGGGCTTCTCGGAAGCGGCAAAAAGAGGGTCAAGGCCTATGCGCTGGTATCTCTCCTGCTCGCGGCGTCGTGCCTCCTCGTACTCTTCAAAGCCGTGACTGTGAAGATGCTACCTTTCGATAACAAGAGCGAGCTCCAGGTGATAATAGACATGCCCGAGGGGAGCACACTCGAGGATACGGCCGCTCTGTCGCGGGAGATTGGAGATTACCTGGGGACTGTGCCCGAAGTCCTCGACTATGAGCTCTACACCGGCACCGCGGCCCCTGTCAACTTCAACGGCCTCGTAAGGCACTATTTCCTGAGAGAGGGCCCGAACGTATCCGACATACAGGTGAATTTCGTTCCCAAGGGCGAGAGGGACGCCCAGAGCCACGACATAGCCAAGAGGATAAGGCCCCGCATCAAGGAGATAGGAGATAAGTATGGCGCCAGGATAAAAATCGCAGAAGTCCCGCCGGGGCCCCCGGTGCTGAGCACTCTCGTCGCCGAGATATACGGGCCCGACCCGAAACGGCAGACAGAGATAGCCCGTCAGGTGATGAAGATATTTGAAGGGACGGAAGGAGTCGTCGACGTGGACTGGTACGTCGAGGACGATCAGAAAAAGGCGGTATTCGAGGTCGACAGGGAGAAGGCCTCTAGGAACGGTATAAGCCCCGAGGACATTGCGAGGACGCTCCGGATCCTCCTCTCCGGGAGCCCCGCCGGCCTCGCTCACGTAGAGAAGGACAAGGAGCCGGTAGAGCTCGTCCTGAGGGCCCCTCTATCCGAGAGGGCCGGAATCGAAAGCCTGAAGGAGATAGGGGTCGCCGCGCCCGAAGGCGGACAAGTGAGCGTCTCGGAACTTGCCGACGTTAGGGAAACCGTCGAGGACAAGACCGTCTACGGAAAGAATCTGAAGAGGGTCGTATACGTAACTGCCGATGTGGCCGGGAGGGAAGAGAGCCCCGTCTACGCGATTCTCGGTATGGGGGAAGCGATTAACGGCCTCGAGCTGCCGGAAGGATACGTATTGAAACAGTATTCCTCCATTCAGCCCCCTCTTGAAGACGTGTATTCGATGAAATGGGACGGCGAGTGGCAGATAACCTACGAAGTCTTCAGGGACCTGGGAATAGCCTTCGCCGCTGTCCTCGTGCTCATATACGTCATGATCGTGGGATGGTTCAGGTCTTTCATAGTGCCGCTCGTCATTATGGCCCCGATCCCCCTTTCGCTGATCGGCATACTGCCGGGACACGCACTCCTGGGCGCGTTCTTCACCGCGACGTCGATGATAGGCTTCATCGCGGGCGCGGGCATAGTCGTAAGGAATTCGATCATACTCGTAGATTTTATAGAGCTCAAGCTGTCGGAAGGCATGGCCCTCGGGGACGCCGTAGTGGAGGCAGGAGTCATAAGGTTCAGGCCTATGCTCCTCACCGCATCCGCTGTTGTCGTCGGATCGTCCGTTATTCTCTTCGATCCAATCTTCCAGGGCCTTGCGATCTCGCTCATGGCCGGCGAGGTAGCGGCG comes from the Thermodesulfobacteriota bacterium genome and includes:
- a CDS encoding efflux RND transporter permease subunit, translating into MNTGIAGRIAGTFIESKLTPLIVIASLAMGIFAVIITPREEEPQIIVPMVDVFVSYPGASSAEVEERVTRPMGKLLWEVEGVEYLYTMSKPGMSVATVRFYVGEDMEDSIVRLYNKLMSNYDMIPPGVSEPLVKPKSIDDVPILAFTLWSDRYGGYELRRVAYEVADELKKDSEVSEYRVTGGQRRQITITLYPAKLRAYSLTPLGIADALDKSNFTIKSGAFPSAVGEYVVETEGFLRNADDIGGVTVGVRDGRPVYLRDVAGITDGPGEPSEYVFIGFGGASEKYRKGYSEAVTVSLAKKKGTNATHIAERLHEKLEHMKGSVIPEGVEIETTRNYGESAKEKSDELLKHMFIAALSVTFLIAIALGWRESIVVLVAIPVTLALTIFVTYMFGYTLNRVTLFALIFSIGILVDDAIVVVENIYRHFKISGVSAAVAVRAVDEVGNPTILATFTVIAALLPMAFVSGLMGPYMRPIPIGASAAMLISLFIAFIISPWLSYIVLRGVKRSGKPEGEEGRLLSRLNHIYEGNLRGLLGSGKKRVKAYALVSLLLAASCLLVLFKAVTVKMLPFDNKSELQVIIDMPEGSTLEDTAALSREIGDYLGTVPEVLDYELYTGTAAPVNFNGLVRHYFLREGPNVSDIQVNFVPKGERDAQSHDIAKRIRPRIKEIGDKYGARIKIAEVPPGPPVLSTLVAEIYGPDPKRQTEIARQVMKIFEGTEGVVDVDWYVEDDQKKAVFEVDREKASRNGISPEDIARTLRILLSGSPAGLAHVEKDKEPVELVLRAPLSERAGIESLKEIGVAAPEGGQVSVSELADVRETVEDKTVYGKNLKRVVYVTADVAGREESPVYAILGMGEAINGLELPEGYVLKQYSSIQPPLEDVYSMKWDGEWQITYEVFRDLGIAFAAVLVLIYVMIVGWFRSFIVPLVIMAPIPLSLIGILPGHALLGAFFTATSMIGFIAGAGIVVRNSIILVDFIELKLSEGMALGDAVVEAGVIRFRPMLLTASAVVVGSSVILFDPIFQGLAISLMAGEVAATLISRTMVPLLYYEYRSRVS